In Anopheles cruzii chromosome X, idAnoCruzAS_RS32_06, whole genome shotgun sequence, one genomic interval encodes:
- the LOC128274511 gene encoding interferon-related developmental regulator 2 — MPRNRKKHTADTWQAEQSDDDTSNDNASTYSCHSEHDLLNGSQESGDSVEPEGFEKHEEKLLQAIENTTDKSQQTRISAFQIINEVLVHHYIPDFIDERKVTLMDAVEKSIRRGKGTEQSWAAKMIPLLVIQIENAEDISECVGTLKPVLLNTLQDGAASYDARAKCCSALGLLCFVGVDDLGEIVPVMKVFQSIFAGSYLKGNNSLSGASAEAATLHSAALSAWALLLTVLPPSDFVAMVYENSTVLPSVRNIFGMLNSPHLDVRMAAGETLALIFEVGRQHDDEFLEDLLPDLVEATQKLATDAHKYRAKRDRKMQRATFRDVLRYVEENISPEIVIKFGREMLVLDTWAFHHQYTCLRNALGFGMNVHLSENMFIREVFQLGAKLNEPERFRKTIKAEQKFINAAAFKARTISRGKNRDKRSYAVN; from the exons ATGCCacgaaatcgtaaaaaacaTACAG CTGACACCTGGCAGGCAGAGCAATCTGATGACGACACCTCTAATGACAATGCGAGCACGTACTCATGCCACTCAGAGCACGATCTTCTGAATGGAAGTCAGGAATCAGGAGATTCAGTTGAACCTGAGGGATTTGAAAAGCACGAAGAGAAGTTGCTCCAAGCTATCGAGAATACGACGGACAAATCCCAGCAGACACGAATTTCTGCGTTCCAAATCATAAATGAGGTGCTTGTTCATCATTACATCCCCGACTTCATTGATGAACGCAAAGTTACATTGATGGATGCGGTGGAAAAGTCAATACGACGAGGTAAAGGAACCGAGCAATCATGGGCCGCCAAAATGATCCCATTGCTAGTGATCCAGATCGAGAATGCCGAAGACATCAGCGAATGTGTTGGCACGTTGAAACCTGTTTTATTGAATACTTTACAAGACGGGGCAGCCTCTTACGACGCACGGGCGAAATGTTGCTCGGCTCTgggtttgctttgttttgttggtgtAGATGATCTAGGCGAAATCGTACCAGTTATGAAAGTGTTTCAAAGCATCTTTGCCGGCAGTTATCTGAAAGGAAATAACAGTTTAAGTGGGGCCAGTGCTGAAGCGGCGACATTGCACAGCGCCGCGTTGAGTGCCTGGGCACTGCTGCTAACCGTACTACCGCCGTCAGATTTCGTTGCTATGGTCTATGAAAACAGTACAGTTCTCCCTTCTGTCCGTAACATCTTTGGCATGCTAAATAGCCCTCATTTGGACGTGCGAATGGCCGCAGGAGAGACTTTGGCGCTCATATTCGAAGTTGGACGTCAGCATGATGATGAATTTCTGGAAGACCTTCTGCCGGATCTTGTTGAAGCAACACAGAAGCTAGCTACCGATGCACACAAATATCGTGCCAAAAGAGATCGCAAAATGCAGCGTGCTACGTTCCGCGATGTCTTGCGGTATGTAGAAGAAAATATTTCGCCTGAAATCGTCATAAAATTCGGCCGGGAAATGTTAGTGCTAGACACTTGGGCATTTCATCATCAATACACTTGCTTACGAAATGCGCTTGGCTTCGGTATGAATGTGCATCTTAGTGAGAACATGTTCATACGGGAAGTTTTTCAGTTAGGAGCAAAGTTGAATGAACCagagcgttttcgaaaaacaattaaagcCGAGCAAAAATTCATTAATGCGGCAGCCTTCAAGGCACGTACGATTTCTAGAGGCAAAAATCGTGACAAACGTTCGTATGCAGTGAACTGA
- the LOC128269562 gene encoding uncharacterized protein LOC128269562, protein MFDCRRTAAELLRFAKDGGRSLCHASGGVQFLLDEELDQLFDSLFYYIATNIAERVQRIVTISEYTDTNVQNQRLEITCVLQLAVGSAGSMNYKNLNETMQLLIGALPRLPHTLGNENWNSTKEKESYELFHAILEWRWLLLLLAKETQKLKREMQVTESSDTQSAAPRNSDSEKPESEDVFKLLYRQMMIDLLELVFQRFPINDKSQEIVGQSPNQCDCFCRVWLGMMALAEQSDEKENFWCCLHDSVPLVINDLEKRYLLEIWLISSLAELCNEPIFRQHTSATGKSLEALAPHPAIIAKVLEEAVKIDYTEQQMRVLLRLLMPVATELWPVWSDIVSALWKYFAPRLNSQFLLNTESVANGACASSSVLCFIEKAKAVAVPGKALRRLDLETDSLRMFIALITFTIRHYTNEANKRKVQIIFNRTVIGLNPSRYNSMTEQAIYNLGLLITAMINATSFKEDYPRVSKNLQMIPLTGGLIDSSVDAIIRRIVMATQVHMAVLVRFGSSDYDKTAHLQGFLKRFGEALEKYGKRLSPALTLMAEAMLLLYKQAEERGSYRLGEICLINSWLEKYLLWTHTGWYKQLNAIATGMQVAATTEEFTPVVMQHIYPFVKEQFSRTRPAAPCISQIAASVTIFAGAKFHHFFECFVHCRTAHPEQRLEYVTRIAMSTRVTELNEEDVIKQWLRLAMIYDNIKMRKLSQIVHKMNQFQALCEIPECDLLNSSAMPINLFLRSVRERYRKTRVNEKSQFQIKLNQLFRNVGSWMPETGIVLRQRFLAALVSALSECHEIFYDRSCVGCMYNIAFHHYFLPRTVQTEQDIPLEYVEAIAKVWLQVLEVLGRMEYTTDPLIKDNFRLMFIKWLPQFTKLPTSADKLHPLVQFFCCANETIVRWGMQCVGNEFVKYKVEKLKPSKRQGMLMLQRLLDTLIKIKKHDKLALFIKLFGYLLLEHAFSSHEYEAERSWEIPSKMVYQILACTDAPSGLVHQAVRNALNKFTCKYLFEGHSAFFVFMKQLTDKNPGFIRSTVDMLREDLINTGRLTERDQILRNRLPHLQAEIAEKVINQKVYDLAFDESFDGVFSEDEF, encoded by the exons ATGTTCGACTGCCGTCGAACGGCTGCCGAACTGCTGCGGTTTGCTAAGGATGGAGGACGCTCATTGTGCCACGCTTCAGGCGGTGTGCAATTCCTATTAGACGAAGAGTTGGACCAGCTGTTCGATTCCCTGTTTTACTACATTGCAACGAATATTGCCGAACGTGTACAAAGGATAGTAACGATCTCAGAGTACACAGATACCAATGTACAAAATCAGCGCCTGGAAATCACGTGCGTTTTGCAGCTAGCGGTGGGCTCTGCCGGAAGCATGAATTACAAAAACCTAAATGAAACAATGCAGTTGCTGATAGGCGCTCTGCCGAGGCTTCCCCATACTCTGGGCAACGAAAATTGGAATAGCacgaaggagaaagagagttATGAACTGTTCCATGCTATTCTTGAATGGCGCTGgttgttgctactgctggCAAAAGAAACGCAGAAACTGAAGCGGGAAATGCAAGTGACAGAATCATCCGATACACAATCGGCAGCACCGAGAAACAGCGATTCGGAAAAGCCAGAAAGCGAAGACGTATTCAAGCTGCTGTACCGCCAGATGATGATAGATTTACTGGAGCTGGTGTTTCAACGTTTCCCGATCAACGACAAATCGCAGGAGATCGTTGGCCAGTCCCCCAATCAGTGCGACTGCTTCTGCCGTGTATGGCTTGGCATGATGGCGTTAGCAGAGCAATCTGACGAGAAAGAGAACTTTTGGTGCTGTTTACACGATAGTGTCCCACTCGTGATCAACGATCTAGAAAAACGATACCTACTGGAGATATGGTTGATTAGCAGCTTGGCGGAACTATGCAACGAACCAATATTCAGGCAGCATACGAGCGCTACTGGCAAATCGTTGGAAGCGCTAGCCCCCCATCCTGCTATCATTGCCAAGGTGCTGGAAGAGGCTGTTAAGATCGACTACACTGAGCAACAGATGCGAGTACTTTTGCGGTTACTGATGCCAGTCGCCACCGAGCTGTGGCCGGTATGGTCCGACATAGTTTCTGCACTGTGGAAATACTTCGCCCCACGACTTAATTCACAGTTTTTGCTCAACACCGAATCCGTAGCAAACGGCGCTTGTGCTAGCTCGTCCGTGTTGTGTTTTATCGAAAAAGCTAAGGCTGTGGCAGTACCGGGAAAGGCGCTTCGTCGGCTGGACTTAGAAACTGACAGTCTGCGCATGTTTATTGCTCTGATAACGTTTACAATTCGGCATTACACGAACGAAGCCAACAAAAGGAAGGTTCAGATCATATTTAATCGCACTGTGATAGGCCTCAATCCCAGTAGGTACAACAGCATGACGGAACAGGCTATTTACAATCTCGGCCTGTTGATAACCGCAATGATCAATGCGACCAGCTTCAAGGAAGACTATCCTCGCGTATCCAAAAACTTACAGATGATACCGCTCACGGGTGGCCTCATCGACTCATCAGTAGATGCTATTATCAGGCGCATTGTTATGGCAACCCAAGTACACatggcggtgctggtgcggtTTGGAAGCTCGGATTATGACAAAACGGCTCATCTGCAGGGTTTCTTGAAGCGCTTCGGAGAAGCACTTGAGAAGTACGGTAAACGATTGTCGCCAGCATTGACTCTAATGGCAGAAGCGATGTTACTACTGTACAAACAGGCGGAAGAGAGGGGATCGTATCGTTTAGGCGAAATTTGCTTGATCAACTCTTGGCTTGAGAAATATTTGCTTTGGACGCATACCGGCTGGTATAAGCAACTTAATG CAATTGCAACCGGTATGCAGGTGGCGGCAACGACTGAAGAATTCACACCAGTAGTAATGCAGCACATATATCCATTTGTGAAGGAACAATTTTCGCGAACTCGTCCAGCCGCACCATGTATCAGCCAGATTGCTGCCAGCGTGACAATCTTCGCGGGTGCAAAATTCCATCATTTCTTCGAATGTTTCGTGCACTGTCGAACGGCCCATCCAGAGCAGCGACTCGAGTATGTTACGCGTATTGCGATGAGCACTCGAGTGACGGAGCTGAACGAAGAAGATGTTATCAAACAGTGGCTGCGGCTGGCCATGATTTACGACAACATAAAAATGAGGAAACTTTCGCAGATTGTTCACAAAATGAACCAATTCCAGGCGTTATGCGAAATTCCTGAGTGTGATCTACTAAACTCTAGTGCTATGCCGATCAATCTATTCTTACGTTCCGTCCGCGAAAGGTACCGCAAGACACGTGTGAACGAGAAGTCTCAGTTCCAAATCAAACTGAACCAGTTATTCCGGAACGTTGGCTCGTGGATGCCAGAGACTGGTATTGTCTTGCGGCAAAGGTTCCTCGCGGCGCTGGTATCGGCATTGAGCGAGTGTCACGAAATTTTCTACGATCGTTCCTGCGTGGGCTGTATGTACAATATCGCTTTTCATCACTATTTCTTGCCGCGCACGGTGCAGACAGAACAGGACATACCACTAGAGTATGTTGAAGCTATCGCAAAGGTCTGGCTTCAGGTACTGGAAGTATTAGGTCGGATGGAATACACCACTGATCCTCTGATCAAAGACAATTTCAGATTAATGTTCATCAAGTGGTTACCGCAGTTCACAAAATTACCCACGTCGGCCGACAAGCTTCACCCGTTAGTgcaatttttttgttgtgcaaaTGAAACGATCGTCCGGTGGGGAATGCAATGCGTCGGCAATGAATTCGTGAAAtacaaagttgaaaaactcAAGCCAAGTAAACGACAAGGCATGCTAATGCTGCAGCGGTTGCTGGACactttgattaaaattaagaAACACGATAAGCTGGCACTATTCATTAAGCTGTTCGGCTACCTATTATTGGAGCATGCGTTCAGTAGCCACGAGTACGAGGCGGAAAGGAGTTGGGAGATACCCAGTAAGATGGTGTACCAAATACTCGCGTGTACAGACGCACCATCTGGTCTGGTACACCAAGCAGTGCGTAACGCTTTAAATAAGTTCACGTGTAAGTATCTGTTTGAAGGGCATAGTGCTTTTTTCGTATTCATGAAACAGTTGACGGATAAGAATCCAGGATTCATTCGCTCAACCGTCGATATGTTGCGTGAGGACTTGATAAACACTGGACGTTtgacagagagagaccaaATACTACGGAACAGATTGCCTCATCTTCAGGCAGAAATCGCAGAAAAAGTTATTAACCAAAAAGTATATGATCTTGCATTCGATGAATCGTTTGATGGTGTGTTTTCGGAGGATGAATTCTAG